In the Dioscorea cayenensis subsp. rotundata cultivar TDr96_F1 chromosome 12, TDr96_F1_v2_PseudoChromosome.rev07_lg8_w22 25.fasta, whole genome shotgun sequence genome, one interval contains:
- the LOC120274170 gene encoding magnesium-chelatase subunit ChlH, chloroplastic: MASLTSIPFTLPSSSSSPKHLFLHSFLPRTHTHSPKRSFKIRCAAIGNGLFTQTSPESRRILPEFNPSLPRVKIVYVVLEAQYQSSLSAAVRSLNADSRYASFEVVGYLVEELRDADTYSLFCQDIKDANIFIGSLIFVEELALKVKEAVEKERDRMDAVLVFPSMPEVMRLNKLGSFSMSQLGQSKSPFFQLFKRRKQSAGFAESMLKLVRTLPKVLKYLPSDKAQDARLYILSLQFWLGGSPENLQNFVKMIAGSYVPELKGKDIKYEDPVLFLDSGIWHPLAPCMYDDVKEYLNWYGTRKDVNEKLKSNNAPIIGLILQRSHIVTGDDSHYVAVIMELEARGAKVIPIFAGGLDFSGPVDRYLVDSVTGKPFVHAAVSLTGFALVGGPARQDHPRAIEALRKLDVPYIVALPLVFQTTEEWLLSSLGLHPVQVALQVALPELDGGMEPIVFSGRDARTGKSHALHKRVEQLCTRAIRWAELKRKSKEEKKVAITVFSFPPDKGNVGTAAYLNVFDSIFSVLQDLKKDGYNVEGLPDTAEALIEDVIHDKEAKFSSPNLNVAYKMSVREYRSLTPYASALEESWGKPPGNLNSDGESLLVYGKQYGNVFIGVQPTFGYEGDPMRLLFSKSASPHHGFAAYYSFVEKIFQADAVLHFGTHGSLEFMPGKQVGMSDACYPDSLIGNIPNIYYYAANNPSEATIAKRRSYANTISYLTPPAENAGLYKGLKQLSELISSYQSLKDTGRGPQIVSSIISTAKQCNLDKDVSLPEDGEELTPTERDTVVGKVYSKIMEIESRLLPCGLHVIGEPPSAMEAVATLVNIAALDRPEDGIYSLPGILAETVGRNIEDVYRGNDKGVLADVQLLREITEASRGAITAFVDKTTNKKGQVVDVAEKLSSILGFGLMEPWAQYLSKTKFIRADREKLRTLFEYLGECLKLVVADNELGSLKQALEGSYVVPGPGGDPIRNPKVLPTGKNIHALDPQAIPTEAAMQSAKVVVERLLERQKVDNGGNYPETVALVLWGTDNIKTYGESLAQVLWMIGVRPVADTFGRVNRVEPVSLEELGRPRIDVVVNCSGVFRDLFINQMNLLDRAVKMVAELDEPEDQNYVKKHAMQQAAELNVPLREAATRVFSNASGSYSSNVNLAVENSSWNDEKQLQDMYLSRKSFAFDSDAPGAGMLEKRKVFEMALSTAEATFQNLDSSEISLTDVSHYFDSDPTNLVQALRKDGRKPAAYIADTTTANAQVRTLAETVRLDARTKLLNPKWYEGMMKSGYEGVREIEKRLTNTVGWSATSGQVDNWVYEEANTTFIKDEEMLKRLMEVNPNSFRKLVQTFLEANGRGYWETSEENLERLKELYSEVEDKIEGIDR, encoded by the exons ATGGCTTCTCTTACTTCAATCCCCTTCACTCtcccttcctcttcctcctctcccAAACACCTCTTTCTCCACTCCTTCCTTCCAAGAACTCACACTCACTCCCCCAAACGCAGCTTCAAGATCCGCTGCGCCGCCATCGGCAATGGTCTCTTCACTCAAACATCGCCAGAGTCTCGTCGCATCCTCCCGGAATTCAACCCTTCCCTTCCCAGAGTCAAAATCGTCTACGTCGTCCTCGAGGCTCAATACCAATCCTCCCTCTCCGCCGCCGTCCGTTCACTCAATGCCGACTCCCGATACGCCTCCTTCGAAGTTGTTGGCTATCTTGTCGAAGAACTTCGTGATGCCGATACTTATTCACTCTTCTGCCAAGACATCAAAGACGCCAACATCTTCATTGGGTCACTCATCTTTGTCGAAGAGCTCGCCTTGAAGGTCAAGGAGGCGGTGGAGAAGGAAAGAGATAGAATGGATGCTGTTCTTGTCTTCCCGTCAATGCCGGAGGTAATGCGACTAAACAAGCTTGGTTCATTCAGTATGTCGCAGCTCGGGCAATCGAAAAGCCCCTTCTTTCAATTGTTCAAGCGGCGCAAACAGTCAGCGGGGTTTGCCGAGAGCATGCTCAAGCTTGTTCGGACTTTGCCGAAAGTATTGAAGTATTTGCCAAGTGATAAAGCTCAAGATGCTCGGCTTTATATACTTAGTTTGCAGTTTTGGCTCGGTGGCTCGCCGGAGAATTTGCAAAACTTTGTGAAGATGATTGCTGGATCTTATGTGCCGGAATTGAAAGGGAAGGATATCAAGTATGAGGACCCTGTTTTGTTCTTAGACTCTGGAATTTGGCATCCTTTGGCTCCTTGTATGTATGATGATGTGAAAGAGTACTTGAATTGGTATGGTACTAGGAAAGATGTGAATGAGAAGTTGAAATCCAACAATGCTCCAATTATTGGGTTGATTTTGCAGAGGAGCCACATTGTGACAGGGGATGATAGTCATTATGTTGCAGTGATTATGGAGTTGGAGGCTAGAGGGGCAAAGGTTATACCGATTTTTGCCGGAGGGCTTGATTTCTCCGGCCCGGTGGATCGATATTTGGTTGATTCTGTCACCGGGAAACCATTTGTACATGCGGCTGTGTCGCTAACGGGGTTCGCTCTTGTTGGTGGTCCGGCGAGGCAGGATCATCCTAGAGCTATTGAGGCATTGAGGAAGCTTGATGTGCCTTATATAGTTGCATTGCCATTGGTGTTTCAGACTACTGAGGAGTGGCTTCTTAGTAGTTTGGGGTTGCATCCTGTTCAGGTGGCTTTGCAGGTTGCATTGCCGGAGCTTGATGGCGGTATGGAACCGATCGTGTTCTCTGGACGAGATGCACGAACAg GGAAGTCACATGCATTGCATAAGAGAGTGGAGCAACTCTGCACAAGAGCAATCAGATGGGCAGAGCTCAAGAGAAAATCCAAA gaggagaagaaggttgcAATCACTGTTTTTAGTTTTCCACCGGACAAAGGCAACGTAGGCACTGCTGCCTACctcaatgtttttgattcaaTCTTCTCGGTGCTCCAAGACCTCAAGAAAGACGGATACAATGTCGAAGGCCTCCCTGATACAGCAGAAGCACTGATCGAAGACGTGATTCATGACAAGGAAGCCAAATTCAGCAGCCCGAACTTGAATGTAGCATACAAGATGAGTGTTCGCGAATATCGCTCTCTCACTCCCTATGCCTCTGCTCTTGAGGAGAGTTGGGGCAAACCGCCTGGGAACCTCAATTCTGATGGTGAAAGCCTCTTGGTCTATGGCAAACAGTATGGAAATGTCTTCATTGGTGTGCAACCAACATTTGGTTATGAAGGAGATCCTATGCGTCTTCTCTTCTCCAAATCTGCTAGTCCTCATCATGGCTTTGCTGCTTACTATTCCTTTGTGGAGAAGATCTTTCAGGCTGATGCAGTGCTGCATTTCGGCACTCATGGGTCACTAGAATTCATGCCTGGGAAACAAGTAGGAATGAGTGATGCTTGTTATCCTGATAGTTTAATAGGAAACATCCCCAACATCTATTACTATGCGGCAAACAATCCTTCAGAAGCAACCATTGCGAAAAGGCGAAGTTACGCGAATACCATTAGCTACTTGACTCCTCCTGCGGAGAATGCTGGGCTTTACAAAGGACTCAAGCAACTCTCGGAGTTGATTTCCTCTTATCAGTCACTGAAGGACACTGGTCGCGGTCCTCAGATAGTTAGCTCAATTATCAGTACAGCGAAACAATGCAATCTAGACAAAGATGTGAGCTTGCCAGAAGATGGGGAGGAGCTCACACCAACAGAAAGGGATACAGTTGTAGGCAAAGTGTACTCGAAGATCATGGAGATTGAATCTCGATTACTTCCTTGCGGTCTTCATGTGATTGGTGAGCCCCCTTCAGCAATGGAAGCAGTGGCCACACTGGTTAACATCGCCGCTCTGGACCGTCCAGAGGATGGTATCTACTCATTGCCTGGAATTCTGGCTGAGACAGTGGGCCGGAACATCGAAGATGTTTACAGAGGGAATGACAAAGGTGTGCTTGCTGATGTTCAATTGCTGCGAGAGATAACAGAGGCCTCTCGAGGTGCCATTACTGCCTTTGTCGATAAAACAACCAACAAGAAAGGCCAAGTAGTTGATGTCGCAGAGAAGCTGAGTTCAATTCTTGGATTTGGTCTGATGGAGCCATGGGCACAATATCTGTCAAAGACGAAATTCATTAGAGCAGACAGAGAGAAACTGCGAACATTGTTCGAGTACTTAGGAGAGTGTTTGAAGCTGGTTGTGGCAGATAATGAGCTAGGGAGTTTGAAACAAGCATTAGAAGGGAGTTATGTTGTGCCAGGGCCGGGTGGAGATCCAATTAGAAACCCGAAGGTTTTACCGACTGGTAAGAACATACACGCATTGGACCCACAAGCGATACCAACAGAGGCGGCGATGCAGAGCGCAAAGGTGGTGGTGGAGAGGTTGTTGGAAAGGCAGAAGGTGGACAATGGAGGAAATTATCCTGAGACAGTGGCACTGGTTCTATGGGGGACTGATAATATAAAGACATATGGGGAGTCATTGGCACAAGTGTTGTGGATGATTGGAGTGAGACCAGTGGCTGATACATTTGGGAGGGTTAACAGAGTTGAACCAGTGAGCTTGGAAGAGCTTGGAAGGCCAAGGATTGACGTTGTTGTTAATTGCTCTGGTGTTTTCAGAGATCTCTTCATCAACCAG ATGAACCTGCTAGACCGTGCGGTGAAAATGGTAGCAGAACTAGATGAGCCAGAAGACCAAAACTACGTAAAAAAGCACGCAATGCAACAAGCTGCTGAGCTCAACGTCCCGCTTCGCGAAGCCGCCACCCGTGTCTTCTCTAATGCCTCCGGCTCCTACTCCTCCAACGTTAACCTTGCCGTTGAAAACTCATCATGGAACGACGAAAAACAACTCCAAGACATGTACCTAAGCCGCAAATCCTTCGCCTTTGACTCCGATGCACCAGGGGCCGGCATGCTTGAGAAGCGCAAAGTCTTCGAAATGGCCCTTAGCACGGCCGAGGCCACATTCCAAAACCTTGACTCCTCCGAAATTTCTCTCACTGATGTAAGTCACTACTTCGACTCTGACCCGACTAATCTTGTGCAAGCATTGCGCAAAGATGGCCGCAAACCGGCTGCATACATTGCCGACACGACCACGGCCAATGCGCAAGTGCGGACATTGGCAGAGACAGTGAGGTTGGATGCAAGGACCAAGTTGTTGAATCCCAAATGGTATGAAGGAATGATGAAGAGTGGATATGAAGGTGTTAGAGAGATTGAGAAAAGACTGACAAACACTGTGGGATGGAGTGCTACTTCAGGACAAGTTGATAATTGGGTTTACGAGGAGGCCAACACAACTTTTATTAAGGATGAAGAGATGCTGAAGAGATTGATGGAGGTCAATCCAAACTCATTTAGGAAGTTGGTGCAAACATTTTTGGAGGCAAATGGGAGAGGGTATTGGGAGACTAGCGAGGAGAATTTGGAGAGGCTTAAAGAGTTGTACTCTGAAGTGGAGGATAAGATTGAGGGCATTGATAGATGA
- the LOC120272982 gene encoding putative leucine-rich repeat receptor-like serine/threonine-protein kinase At2g14440 yields the protein MATPLSTLLLLLSSFFTAVLSQSPVLQGILLDCGASSASEIDGLSWIPDDPYTSYGVSKNLPISGLLPILSTLRSFPFKASDIPCKFCYAIPVVRNATYLVRATYFYGGPGSPPVFDLIVDGTFWTVVNTTGDYANRLSSYYEGVFRARGKRLSVCLGVNVYTESDPFISALEVILLENSVYNATDFSKNAMGLIARSNFGSTGPTIGYPDDNFRRFWQPVAGIMNSTSSNQTISASGFWNLPPENVLRTALLADPDKTMELQWPPVSLSSSSYYIALYFADPLFSSSRTFSVYINENNFINNLEVTSSGLMVFSSIWNLSGFTKITLLPRSTLPPLINAAEIFGLFPVKGLTIPKDVIALESIKKSILNPPTNWIGDPCLPREYSWTGVTCSEGGKIRIISLNLSSMGLSGTLSPSIGNLTALTNISFADNNLTGPIPELNRLKLLENLHLQDNQFIGEIPPSFSNLKSLRELFLQNNNLTGVVPKSLKLKDGLILQLSPGNNFTQTP from the exons ATGGCGACTCCTCTCTCCaccctccttctcctcctctcctcCTTCTTCACCGCCGTCCTCTCCCAATCCCCAGTGCTTCAAG GTATTCTCCTCGACTGCGGAGCTTCCTCTGCGTCCGAAATCGATGGCCTTTCTTGGATTCCTGATGATCCCTATACCTCTTATGGCGTCTCTAAAAACCTCCCAATCTCCGGCCTCCTTCCCATCCTCTCCACCCTCCGCTCCTTCCCATTCAAAGCCTCTGATATTCCTTGCAAGTTCTGCTACGCGATCCCCGTTGTTCGCAACGCCACCTACCTCGTTCGCGCCACTTACTTTTACGGCGGCCCTGGATCGCCGCCGGTGTTTGACCTGATCGTCGATGGGACCTTCTGGACCGTCGTCAACACCACCGGCGATTATGCTAACAGGTTGTCATCTTATTATGAAGGTGTTTTCCGGGCTAGAGGGAAGCGATTGAGTGTGTGCCTTGGAGTGAATGTGTATACGGAGTCCGATCCTTTCATTtctgcacttgaagtgattctTTTGGAGAATTCTGTGTATAACGCTACTGATTTCAGTAAGAATGCTATGGGGCTTATAGCAAGGAGCAATTTTGGCAGTACTGGACCTACTATTGG GTACCCTGATGACAACTTCCGTCGATTCTGGCAGCCAGTTGCAGGAATTATGAATTCCACTAGTAGCAATCAGACCATATCAGCATCTGGTTTCTGGAATCTACCTCCTGAAAATGTATTACGCACTGCCCTATTAGCTGATCCAGATAAAACCATGGAGCTACAGTGGCCCCCTGTGTCTCTCTCAAGTTCCAGCTATTATATTGCTCTTTATTTTGCAGACCCATTGTTCAGCAGTTCAAGGACTTTTAGTGtctatataaatgaaaataacttcATCAATAACCTTGAGGTGACATCATCTGGTCTAATGGTGTTTTCATCTATATGGAATCTTTCTGGttttacaaaaattacattACTTCCGAGATCTACTCTTCCTCCGTTAATCAATGCTGCAGAGATTTTTGGCCTTTTCCCTGTTAAAGGATTAACAATCCCTAAAGATG TGATTGCTCTTGAGAGCATAAAGAAAAGTATTCTTAATCCACCAACTAATTGGATTGGGGATCCTTGTTTGCCTCGTGAGTACTCATGGACTGGAGTCACTTGCTCTGAAGGAGGCAAAATTCGTATTATCAGCCT GAACTTGTCGAGCATGGGGCTTTCTGGGACTTTGTCGCCTAGCATTGGTAATTTGACTGCATTGACCAATAT ATCGTTTGCAGATAATAACTTGACAGGACCTATTCCAGAACTCAATCGCTTAAAGTTGCTTGAAAATTT GCATTTGCAGGACAATCAATTCATAGGAGAAATCCCTCCTTCATTCAGCAATCTTAAGAGTTTACGGGAACT CTTTCTGCAGAATAATAACCTGACTGGTGTAGTTCCAAAGAGCCTGAAATTAAAAGATGGATTGATTCTCCA GCTATCACCTGGAAATAACTTCACTCAGACTCCATAA